In Prochlorococcus marinus XMU1404, the sequence AGCTCTAATGGGGTTTGGAGTGTTAGTTGAGGTTTCATTCTTAAGGTCTGCGCCAGAAAATATTATCTTTTGAAAGTAATTGATCAGATTCAGGAGGTCCCCACGTCATTGATTCATAATTATAAATAGGCAACTTCCAGGGAGAATTATCCATCAATTCTATTAATGGCGTATAAAGTTTCCAGGCTGCCTCTACTTCATCACTTCTAGTAAATAAGGTTGGATCAGAAAGCATTGCATCAGCCAATAATCTTACATAGCCTTCATCTGAGGGTTCTCCAAATGATTCATCATAAGAAAATTCCATCTCAACAGGTCTAGATTTCATTCCAGAACCAGGAGATTTTACCTCAAATTTGAACGTAGCACCTTCATTTGGCTGAATTCTAAGGATAAGTTGATTTGGAGCAGGATTTATTATTGTTGATTCAAATAAATGTACAGGAACGTCTTTAAAAGTCAAGACTATTTCTCCAAGTCTTTTAGGGAGTCTTTTCCCTGTTCTCAAATAAAAAGGAACCCCTTGCCAACGCCAGTTATCAACGAAAACTTTTGTCGCGATATAAGTTTCTGTTGTGCTATTACAATTAACACCATCTTCCTGCCTATATCCTTTGAGTCGATTTGAGATATTTCCTCCTTCTCCATATTGACCTCTTATGCAACAATTCCAAGGTTCATTTTCGTCAGCAAGTTTTGAAGCTTGAAGAACCTTAGCTTTTTCATTTCTTATTGCTTCTGGTTCAAATTTCCCTGGAGGTTCCATAGCAGTAACAGCAAGCATTTGTGTCATATGATTTTGAAGCATATCTCTTAAAGCACCAGAGCTTTCGTAATAACCTGCTCTATCTTCAACACCTACTGTTTCAGATGATGTGATTTGAACACTTGATATATAATTCCTGTTCCAGATTGGTTCAAAAATAGTGTTAGCAAACCTCAAAACAAGAATGTTTTGAACTGTCTCTTTACCTAAATAATGATCAATCCTATAAATCTGACTTTCTTCAGCACAATTTTGAACGATCTTATTCAATTTTTTTGCACTTGAATAATCTCTTCCAAAAGGTTTTTCAATCACTAAACGACTTTTCTTAGGGTCATCTAAAAGGCCAGCTGCTTTTAGAGCTTTACATCCACTTGCATAGAAATTCGGAGATACTGATAAATAAAATGTTCTATTTCCATGAGTAGCTTGTGTTTTATCAATTTCATTTAATCTTTTAGAAAGCCTTATAACATGATCACTTTGTTGTAAATCGACTGGTTCATAGAAAAGATAATTAGAAAATTGTTCCCATTCCTTTTCTTTCCCAGATATTTGCTTGGAGAGCTTTACTTTCATCTTTTCTCTAAATTCATTATCAGTCCAAGGTCTTCTCGCACAACCAACTATTCCAAATTCACTAGGAATTCTCCTTTGCAAATAGAGTTCAAATAAGGCTGGTATTAATTTTCTATGAGTAAGGTCTCCACTAGCTCCAAAGATTACTAAGCATTGTGGGGTTATGACTCTTTCCTGCCGTAAACCTAATCTAAGAGGATTACTTAAAATTGAAGGCATACTTTTAATATTCTATTTTTAAAATCCTATTTTTTTCGAAGATTAGCTACATATTGTGTCTAAACCAAAAAGTATCTTGAAAATTATATATCAAAGATTTAGTAGGTTTCTACGTGCCATCTTCCTGCTTTCTTTAGTTGTGGTCTTAATTCTGACCAGTTCAAGCCTTTTTCTTCTGCAGCCTTTGTCATAGCTTCATCTATTCCAGGCTCCATACCCTTTAATCCACAAAGATAAATATGTGTCTTATCATCTTCAATCATGTTAAAAAGCTCGTTTGCTGATTCTAAAACTCTATCTTGAATGTACATTCTTCCTCCTTTTGTATTTTGCTGCTCACGACTAATAGCCTTAGTGTATTTAAAATTATCTGGATAATCAGTTAAATATCTCTGAAGATCTTCCTCGTATAACAAATTAGCTGATTTTGGAGCACCCATAAATAACCAAGCTTTACCTTTAAAATTCCAGTTGTTTTTTTCTTTTTCGGTTGCCTCAAACATTCTTCTTAAATAAGCTCTCATAGGTGCTATTCCAGTTCCAGTAGCCAACATTACGATATTCGCATCCTCTTCATCTGGGAGGAGCATCTCTTTACCTACAGGACCTGTAATTTTTACTTTATCTCCTGGCTTAATATCGCATAAATAAGTGGAGCAAACGCCATTTATAGTTTCTCCATCTTTTTCGTACTGAAGCTGTCTAACACAAAGGGAAACAGTGTTTCCATTAAAATTATCCCCATGTCTAGTACTTGCTATTGAATAAAGTCTTAACTTATGAGGTTTCCCATTCGCATCTTCCCCAGCAGGCATTATACCTATACTTTGACCTTCAACATAATTTAAGAATGGATCACTATCTTTGAGATCGAAAGTTATGTGGTTTACTCTACCAATTGCTCCCTCTTTAAGAAGACTATAATTTTCAATTACTGTACCTTCATATGGTGTTTTAGGCCTGTAAATATTTACTGGAACGTCTGCATGTTTTTTCTTCACTAATTTTGGAGCTTCTGTTTTTGGAGCTTCTGTTTTCAATACAGAGACTTTTTTAGGTTCCACTCCTTTTGAGTCAAGTTTTTTTGTTTTATTTTCTTCAACAAATTTTAAGGCTCTTTTATTAAAAGTCGTGAGTATAAAATAAAAAACAGCTATTACTACTGGTATATGAGCTAATCCGCCTGCGATTACTTTTGCTTGTGAATACATTTTTAAGATTTCTTTTATAAAAGATTATCAATTTGTAGTTTAATTTGTAGTGATTTTATAAAAATGGTTACGTTTTGAGATCGGAATAATTTAATGAAATTATTTTTATTTTTCAGTATTTGCTGTTTTTATCTGTATAGTTACACAGAAATAATTTTTTATCTAGTTAAAAAATTCATTTATGAATAATCCTCAAGAATCAGTTGATCATTCTAAAAGCAATGATTACAGGACAATTGAGCAAACGATGGAAAAGCTTTCAGGCGGGACAAGAAGACTTGCAGCTCAACTTACAACTTCCGCAAGTTTGGACTCTTTGTGGAATGTTTTAACAGACTATGATCGACTAAATCTTTACATACCAAATTTACTTTCAAGCAAAAAAATATATCAAAAGAACAATAATGTTCACCTTAAACAAGTTGGGGCTCAGGATTTTCTTGGGATGAAATTTTCAGCTGAAGTAACTATTGATTTATTTGAAGATAAAGAGCTTGGCCTTTTAAAATTCAATTTGATTAAAGGTGATTTCAGAAAATTTGAAGGAAGTTGGAAAATTCAGAATATTAAAGATACTTCAAAAAATTCATTAATTTACGATCTAACTGTTCAAGGTTTTCAGTGGATGCCTATAGGCATGATAGAGAAGAGGCTAAAAAAAGATCTTTCAGAAAATTTAATAGCTGTCGATAGACAAGCAAAAATCTCAATAAATTAGTTTAAATTTTTAATCGATAGCCCCAAGGGGATTCGAACCCCTGTCGCCTCCGTGAAAGGGAGGTGTCCTAGGCCTCTAGACGATGGGGCCAGGAATTTAGCATAACAGCTTAATTAAAAATTAAGAGTAAGACTAGCCTTTCGTCAAGTATTGTTGCTCTTTGTTTTGTCCTTGCCACACAGGGACGGTGAAATGGAAGCATGAACCTTCGCCTATTTCAGATACAACCCATATTCTTCCTCCATGTACTTGCACTATTCTCCTGCAAACAGATAACCCTATCCCAAATCCTGAAGTTCCTTCAGAAGTCTGTGGGAGCCTAACTCTATCAAGAAAAATTCTTTTTTGTTCACTTAAAGGGATACCAGCGCCTTTGTCACAAATTGTTATTTCTACCCATTGATTAGTTTTGTGTATCATTGTAATTTTTATAGATCCAGAGTCTTCAGAAAATTTAACAGCATTTTCAATTAAATTTAAAAACACTTGCCTCATTCTTCTTTGATCTGCAAATACACTTGGCAAATCAGATGGGATATCAGTATCAATCTGAATATTCCTTAATCTCCAGAATTTTTCTAGTTCGAGTATCACTTCAGCACTAATATTGCCTAAATCGATTTTCTGAGGATTGAATAGAGCTTCCCACTTTGTTGTTCCAACTTCTAAAAGGTCTTGAGATAAGAGTTCAATCTCTTCTAATCGTCTTTTTATCACTTCTTGCAATTTTGAAATATCTATTTGGCCAAGTTTTTGACTTTGAACAGCCAGAGTAGCTGCAGTCAATGGAGTTCTTAATTCATGCGCGACCATTCTTAATAATCTTTCTTGAGATTCTATTCTTTTTGTTAGGGTTTCATTCTCTTGTCTTAAAACAAGAAGTTCGTCTTCTAGAAGAAATTCTTTTTGAGTTCTTATTGAATCGATTTTGGATGGTTGCAAGTTAATGCCTAGATTTTTTGTTAAACCTTCCTGTGTCCATCTTGGTAACCATTTCTGCAGCTGAGAGAAAATATTACTTCCTGCAAATATTTGCTTTGGAGATGGGCAAACCTTTATTAGAGCAGGAATTGCGACTAATCTATGTAATTCCAGTAATTCCGGCTGTTCAGTGGGCTCAGAAATCTGAAGAGATATCTGAAATTTACAATCATCTGACTCTAAATAAGCTATCACCGACTTGATATCACTACTAGAAAGTTGATTTCTAGCTGCCACCAGTATCAGTTTTAACTCTTTTTTATCATTCAAATGATTTGCCCTGAAGTGTTGAAAAGCTGTTAATCCTTATGAACACATTAAGATATTATTTTTTATTCTACTAATAAGCTATGAAATAAATAAGACTTATTTATATATGGTTGTTATTAATCAAAATAAAAATCCAAATTTTGGAGAAAATAATTCTCCAGAAATTTGTTTAAATAGCAATTTAAAAAGATGGTTTTCGAGAAATATTGGTTCGTGGAAATCTAATAGAACTTATTTTCTTGATGAAACACAAAAAACTTATAATTTATGCATGAATATAAATATTCAAGCTCTCGAGAATAGGTCCGAGTGGGAGTCACACTACAAATTCACATGGTACCCAGAAAAAAATTATGAATTTTTCTTGGAAAATCCACAATATAAAGAACGAGGAGAAATGCATGCATTCTTAAGAGGACACCAACTTATGAGGGAAAATTTTTATTTAAGTAATGATGAAGGGATTTCAAATATTAGGCAAGTCGATGAACATGAAATGATTTTTGAATCTTCTTATAAAGATTGGCATATTATTGAACATACAAGACTTGTAGATTTGGACAATTATAGATTTCGGGTAATATATTCATGGAACAAAAATAAGCTTAAAATAGTAGAGAATCATCATGAAATTAAAATTATTAAGTAAGAATTCTTGTAAATTATAAAGTAAAAATAAAAGTGTTATCTTAATTATTAGATTTATATGTTTATGGACACTATTTTTCAATCAAAAAAGTTCTTAAATTTATTAAATATTTCTTTACTTTTTTACCTAGCCATCTGTGAAATAAATATTTTCAACAAAAGATTACATGCAAATACAAAACCTCAAGCTTCTCAGCAAGATGTCTTCTTGTATAAACAAATGGGTGCGTCTTATCTCTGCAAATCTATTAATGACAAAATAGATTTTGACTTCAACAAAGCTCTTGCAGTTTCAACATATACATTCGCAGAAGTTATTTTCTCAAAGCATGGTAATTTAATTCAAGAAGCCGGCAAAGAAAAATTAACTCCGGAAAAAGTACTTTATATCGGGGAGATTGAGATTCTTAACAGCGCAATAAAAATTTGTCCTAAACAAATACCTAATGATGTTAAGAAAAGTTTTCAAGAAACTCTCAAGAAATTAAAAAAACAAACAAATAAAAAGAGATGATTTCAGATAATTATCTAAACATTGAGCTGACTGAACTCTCTTCATGAATTCTCCAAATAGCTTCACCTAACATATTTGCAACTGATAGAACCTTTAACTGAGGAAAACTATCTTTAATTATAACGGGTATACTGTTAGTAACTATTACTTGCTCAAATAAATCTTTAGTACTTAATCTTTCATAAGATGGCGGAGAAAATACAGCATGTGAAGCGCAAGCAAATATTCTTTTAGCACCTTCTTGTTTTAATAGATTCGCTCCAGAACAAATTGTACCTCCAGTATCAATCATATCGTCTATTAGAATAGCTGTCTTACCTTTAACTTCTCCAATTACAGTTAAACTTTCAGCGACATTATGAGCTGCTCTTCTTTTATCAATTATTGCTAAAGGGGCATCTTTCATTTGTTTAGCAAATGCTCTTGCTCTAGCAACTCCCCCAACATCAGGAGAGACAACAACAACTTCCTTTAAATTTAAAGTTTCTAAATAGTCAATCAAAACCGGTGAGCCATAAATATGATCGCATGGAATGTCAAAATAACCTTGTATTTGAGCTGAATGCAAATCCATAGCAAGTACTCTATCGACCCCAGATTTTTCTAGCAAATTAGCAGTAAGTTTTGCAGTTATGGACTCTCTCCCTGAAGTCTTTCTATCTGCCCTTGCATATCCAAAATAAGGGATCACGGCCGTTATTTGCCTAGCAGATGCCCTCTTACAAGCATCAACCATAATCATCAGCTCCATTAAACTATCGTTTACTGGAGCGCATGTAGGCTGTATTAAGAATACATCGCAGCCTCTTATAGATTGCTGAATTTGAACATAAAGTTCTCCATCAGCAAATCTCTTAGATATTAAAGGTACATTTTCAATCCCTAAGTATGATGCAATTTCTTCAGCTAATTTAGGATTCGTTGTTCCGCTTACCAGCCTTAATCTACTATTAGTAAGATTTAAGTTCGATTCTTTATTCTGCACTGCCGTGATAAAACTTGTCACGAAATTAGCACTATAAAACTATATCCTTATCGTAGTCGTTTATGTGAATTTCGCAAAAGATAATGACTAGATCTTTTCAAAATTCACATCTTTTAAACAAAACGTCAAATTTAGTCAATGAACATCAGAATTTTTTTTAAATTCGTCTAAAAAACAATAAAATTATTATTTGTCAATTAATAAAAATTTGTATATGTTTAGATTTGGAGAATTAAAAACAATTTAATTGTAAAGATTCAAAATATAATTTAAACATGTCTCTTCAAAAAGTTCTTCCAAATAAATCATTAGGCGTACTTATGCATCCTTCATGTATACCAGGAGGTAGATTATGTGGCACTTTTGGTAGAGGAGCTAAAGAATGGATAAAAAAGCTTCATAAGCATGGGATCGAATACTGGCAATTTTTACCTCTTACACCAACCGACTCTACAGGCTCTCCATATAGTTCACCTTCAAGTTTTGCATTAAACCCATGGTTTCTCGATATAGATTATTTAATCGATAAAGGTTTTATCTTCATTTCTAATGTAGAAGAATTAGGAAAGACAAATCAGAATGAGAATCATTTTGATTTTGATCTTGCTGATGAATTAACAAACAAATTAGGTCAACTCCTTTTAAAAGGCTGGGGGTCACAATCTGAAGAGAGAAAAATAGATTTTCATAAATGGATTAGAAAGAATTCTTGGGTTGAAGATTATGCAACATTTATTGTTATTAGGGAGGAATTTAATATGTTGCCTTGGTGGCAATGGCCTAAAGAATTTAAAATAAAAAATAAAGAATTTCTAAAATCATGGATTAATACAAAAAGTGAAAAGGTACTTATTAAAAAATTAATACAGTGGCATTTAGATGAGCAATGGAGTGCTATCAAGAAATTTGCAAAATCATATAATGTCAAGTTAATTGGAGATCTGCCCTTTTATGTTTCTAGGGATAGCGCAGATGTATGGAGTAATAAATCACTTTTTTCAATTTTTAAAAATGGAGATTTAATCTTTCAAAGTGGTGTACCTCCTGATTACTTTTCTTCAACAGGACAATTATGGGGAACTCCAACTTACTTTTGGTCTAAACATAAGAGTACTAATTTCGATTGGTGGAGAAAAAGATTTAAGAGGCAATTTGAACTTGTGGACTTGTTGAGATTAGATCATTTCAGAGGTTTAGCTGGATACTGGAGAGTTAATGGCAATTCTAAAACAGCAATTTCGGGTAGATGGATAAACTCCCCAGGAAGAACACTATTAAATAAACTAAAAATTGATTTAGGGACTGACTTCCTACCAATAATCGCGGAGGATCTAGGAGTAATAACACCTGACGTAGAAAAATTAAGGAAGAATTTTGAACTTCCAGGAATGAAAATATTACAGTTCGCTTTTGATGGAAACGAAGATAACCCATATTTACCTAACAATATTGAAGGAGAAAATTGGGTTGTTTATACAGGTACCCATGACAACTCTACTAGTATCACATGGTGGGAATGTTTAGAAAATAACGTCAAACAACGAATAAAAGATGAATATAAATTCTCCGAAAATCCTTCATGGAGTTTAATAAAAATTGGCATGGATACAAAGGCCAATCTCTTTATCGCTCCAATCCAAGATATTTTGTCTCTAGATGACTCAAGTAGATTAAACATTCCAGGGACTACAAAAAATAACTGGAAATGGAAGTTAAATAGACCCCTTGTAGAAATAGAAGACAACATAAAGAGATTTAGTGATCTTGGAAATAGTTTGGGGAGGACTAAGAGATAGGGACTTTTTGAAGTTTATTTATCAATGATTTTGTTTTCAATATTTTGAATCTCTATAACATTTACATTCAAAATAAAATATCTCTTCAATATAAACACAGTTAGAATTAATATAAAAAAATACAAAAGGCTTCCCTGCCAAGTATTTATAATATCAAATTTGTTGAGAATAAAATCATTGTTTTCTTTCTTAGAAGTTTCTCTTTCTCTAATTGCTAATTTTTCTAATGTATTTTTTTTTAATCCTAAGCATTCCTCTAATTTGATTAATATTGATCTTATAAATGGATACTTTGGTCTAATATTTTTTTTATTGTTTTCAATAGAAATTATCGTTTGTTCAGGAATTTTTGAAATATTTGACAATTCTTGAATTGTTATATTTTTTTGAATTCTTGCTTCTTTTACTAATCTTGCGATTTCTCCATACTGATCAACTAATGCATGATTTACTTCGTTATCAATAACAGATTGTTTTTTAAATAAAAAAAGATTTTTAATAATATTCATTCCATATCTCCAATTTCATTAATTATTTGACTAATCACTTTCAAAAGTAAGTAATATATTTAATTTTAATCCTTTTAAATTTATAAGTAAATTTATTGGAAGCGAATAAAAACTAAACTGGAGAAATAATTTTTTGAACTGCACTTTTTGCAATATTCAAAGGGCTAAATGTATCTCTAATTAAACTTAAAAGTTTTTTTGCATCAGTTAATTCAAATTTGTCATCTTTTATAAGGCTTAATAGAAGATTCTTCCGAACTTCTGATCCTTTATTACTGACAATTAACTTTAATCCAGCATTTGCGACCGGGATGAGGTCTGAATTAATATTTTCAGAATCTTTAAATAATATATTTAATAAACTTTTTACCTTTTCTATTTGAATTCGACCTTTTTTATCAAAAACAACTTCTAAAAGAATTTCTAGAATCTCCTCAGAATTATCAGTAAGTAATTTTTTAGCTATATAAGGATATGCAATTTTTAAAATTTTAAATTCAGGATCTAGTCTTAGTGCTAAACCCTCTTGACTAACAACTGCTCTTATTATTAGTGCAAACCTACTAGGCACTCTAAATGGATATGAGTACATAAGTTTTGAAAATTTATCAGTTACATTTTTAAGATTAAAATTTCCGACTTCAGCTCCAAAAGATCCACCTAAAACTTCTTTTAATGGTTCAACAAGTTTTTGAAGATCTTGTTCTTTAGTTAAAAAACCTAATTTCTGAAAATCTTTTGCGAGCAGATAATATTCATCATTTATTATGTGAACAATAGCCTTAATGAGAGTGAGTCTATCCGAATTTGTAATTGTATCCATCATTCCGAAATCTACATAAGCTAAATTTCCATAATCTGCATTTCCACCTTTAAGTGCAAACATATTCCCAGGGTGTGGGTCAGCATGAAAATATCCATATTCAAATAATTGCTGAAGACCACTGATCACACAAGTTTTTATAAAAGATGAAGGTACTAAGTTATTTTCCTCCAATAAAACTCTGTCTCTTAACTTGACTCCATCAATCCAAGAGGTTGTAATAATTCTCTTTGATGAAAACTGTTTTTCTAATTTAGGGATAAACACATTTGGGTTATCTTTGAATAAATTTGCAAACTTTAAAGCATTTTCACCCTCTTTTTCATAGTCAATTTCATCAAAAAGTGCCTTGCCGAATTCATCTATTATTTCTCCAATTCCAACACCAATATTTAATGGTAGAAATGGCGACAAAAAAGTTGTTAAAAACCTCAATATTACAACATCTCTTCTTATAAGAAAGTACAAATTTGGTCTTTGAACTTTTACAGCTACATAAGTATTATTTTTTGTTTTTGTTTTGTAAACCTGACCTAAGCTTGCTGAGGCAATAGGACTCTCAGGAAACTCATCAAATAATTCATTAGGTGGTGCTCCAAGTTCCTCTTCAATAATTTTCAAAGCAATTTTGTGATCAAATGCTGGAAGATTATCCTGTAAGTTGGTAAGTTCTGTCAGCCAATCTTGTCTAAGAAGATCCGGTCTAGTTGAAAGAGCCTGACCTAATTTTATAAAACAAGGTCCTAAATCTGTTATTACATCAAAAAGATATTTTGAGAGATTTTTTTGTACATTTTTATTTTTACTGTTACCTTGAAAAAGTATTCTTAAAAAAAGAAAAACAAAAGTTAAAAGGATATATAAAACTCTTGGGATAAAAATCCATGGTCTCAAAATCAACCAGATTAAGTCACCTTTTGCTGAGTATTGCGAATAAGACCTTGTCATTAAAGTTAAAAAATATCGAAGAAGGGTTCTCAATTAGTCCATTCTATATATGTCAATAATACTTTATGAGCATTTCTTCTTTTCTAACTAAAAAGTTTTTAAAGTCACTTTTCTTTCCCGCTCATAACAGAGGTGCAGCTTTACCCAAGAAATTAGTGAAATTATTAAAAAAACAACCTGGGTATTGGGACTTACCAGAATTACCAGAGATAGGGACACCTCTATCCCAAAGTGGGTTAATTGCCAAAACTCAAAGAGAATTCTCTGAGAAATTTGGTACGAAAGGATGTTTTTTTGGAGTTAATGGAGCGTCTGGGTTAATACAATCAGCTGTAATTGCAATGGCAAATCCTGGTGAAAGTATCCTGATGCCTAGGAATGTCCATATAAGTGTTATAAAAATCTGTGCGATGCAGAACATACAACCAATATTCTTTGACCTAGATTTTTCATCAGAAAACGGCCATTACAAACCAATCACAAAAAGCTGGTTGAAAAATGTATTTAAAAAAGTAAATTTTAATGAAAAAAAAATTGTAGGTGTAATTCTTGTAAGTCCCTCTTATCAGGGCTACGCAGGAAATTTAGGGCCTTTAATAGATCTTTGTCATCAAAAAAATTTACCTGTTTTGGTTGATGAAGCCCATGGTTCTTATTTCCTTTTTTGTCAAGACCTTAACCTCCCGAAATCCGCTTTAATATCAAACGCTGATTTGGTCGTTCACTCATTGCATAAGTCGCTAAATGGTTTAACTCAAACTGCTGCACTCTGGTACAAAGGGAATCTAGTAAATGAGCAAAATTTAATTAAGAGTATAAATTTGCTGCAAACTACTAGTCCAAGCTCCTTATTACTTTCTTCTTGTGAAGAGTCTATTAAAGACTGGCTTGATAAAAAAAGTTTATCAAAATATCAAAAAAGAATTTTAGAGGGAAGAAGAATCTACAAAAAATTAATCCAAAAGAATATTCCTCTCATAGAAACCCAAGACCCCTTAAAAATAGTATTGAATACCTCTAAGGTTGGAATTGATGGTTTCACTGCTGATAAATTTTTTTGTAAAAATGGTCTTATTGCTGAATTACCAGAAATGATGACTCTAACTTTTTGCTTAGGATTTTCGAATCAAAAAGATTTTCTTAAAATATTTGTAAATTTGTGGAATAAATTACTATTAAATACAAAAA encodes:
- a CDS encoding ABC1 kinase family protein, yielding MTRSYSQYSAKGDLIWLILRPWIFIPRVLYILLTFVFLFLRILFQGNSKNKNVQKNLSKYLFDVITDLGPCFIKLGQALSTRPDLLRQDWLTELTNLQDNLPAFDHKIALKIIEEELGAPPNELFDEFPESPIASASLGQVYKTKTKNNTYVAVKVQRPNLYFLIRRDVVILRFLTTFLSPFLPLNIGVGIGEIIDEFGKALFDEIDYEKEGENALKFANLFKDNPNVFIPKLEKQFSSKRIITTSWIDGVKLRDRVLLEENNLVPSSFIKTCVISGLQQLFEYGYFHADPHPGNMFALKGGNADYGNLAYVDFGMMDTITNSDRLTLIKAIVHIINDEYYLLAKDFQKLGFLTKEQDLQKLVEPLKEVLGGSFGAEVGNFNLKNVTDKFSKLMYSYPFRVPSRFALIIRAVVSQEGLALRLDPEFKILKIAYPYIAKKLLTDNSEEILEILLEVVFDKKGRIQIEKVKSLLNILFKDSENINSDLIPVANAGLKLIVSNKGSEVRKNLLLSLIKDDKFELTDAKKLLSLIRDTFSPLNIAKSAVQKIISPV
- the zwf gene encoding glucose-6-phosphate dehydrogenase, translating into MPSILSNPLRLGLRQERVITPQCLVIFGASGDLTHRKLIPALFELYLQRRIPSEFGIVGCARRPWTDNEFREKMKVKLSKQISGKEKEWEQFSNYLFYEPVDLQQSDHVIRLSKRLNEIDKTQATHGNRTFYLSVSPNFYASGCKALKAAGLLDDPKKSRLVIEKPFGRDYSSAKKLNKIVQNCAEESQIYRIDHYLGKETVQNILVLRFANTIFEPIWNRNYISSVQITSSETVGVEDRAGYYESSGALRDMLQNHMTQMLAVTAMEPPGKFEPEAIRNEKAKVLQASKLADENEPWNCCIRGQYGEGGNISNRLKGYRQEDGVNCNSTTETYIATKVFVDNWRWQGVPFYLRTGKRLPKRLGEIVLTFKDVPVHLFESTIINPAPNQLILRIQPNEGATFKFEVKSPGSGMKSRPVEMEFSYDESFGEPSDEGYVRLLADAMLSDPTLFTRSDEVEAAWKLYTPLIELMDNSPWKLPIYNYESMTWGPPESDQLLSKDNIFWRRP
- a CDS encoding Villin headpiece domain-containing protein, with the protein product MDTIFQSKKFLNLLNISLLFYLAICEINIFNKRLHANTKPQASQQDVFLYKQMGASYLCKSINDKIDFDFNKALAVSTYTFAEVIFSKHGNLIQEAGKEKLTPEKVLYIGEIEILNSAIKICPKQIPNDVKKSFQETLKKLKKQTNKKR
- a CDS encoding FAD-binding oxidoreductase — translated: MYSQAKVIAGGLAHIPVVIAVFYFILTTFNKRALKFVEENKTKKLDSKGVEPKKVSVLKTEAPKTEAPKLVKKKHADVPVNIYRPKTPYEGTVIENYSLLKEGAIGRVNHITFDLKDSDPFLNYVEGQSIGIMPAGEDANGKPHKLRLYSIASTRHGDNFNGNTVSLCVRQLQYEKDGETINGVCSTYLCDIKPGDKVKITGPVGKEMLLPDEEDANIVMLATGTGIAPMRAYLRRMFEATEKEKNNWNFKGKAWLFMGAPKSANLLYEEDLQRYLTDYPDNFKYTKAISREQQNTKGGRMYIQDRVLESANELFNMIEDDKTHIYLCGLKGMEPGIDEAMTKAAEEKGLNWSELRPQLKKAGRWHVETY
- a CDS encoding SRPBCC family protein, producing MNNPQESVDHSKSNDYRTIEQTMEKLSGGTRRLAAQLTTSASLDSLWNVLTDYDRLNLYIPNLLSSKKIYQKNNNVHLKQVGAQDFLGMKFSAEVTIDLFEDKELGLLKFNLIKGDFRKFEGSWKIQNIKDTSKNSLIYDLTVQGFQWMPIGMIEKRLKKDLSENLIAVDRQAKISIN
- a CDS encoding ribose-phosphate pyrophosphokinase, producing the protein MTSFITAVQNKESNLNLTNSRLRLVSGTTNPKLAEEIASYLGIENVPLISKRFADGELYVQIQQSIRGCDVFLIQPTCAPVNDSLMELMIMVDACKRASARQITAVIPYFGYARADRKTSGRESITAKLTANLLEKSGVDRVLAMDLHSAQIQGYFDIPCDHIYGSPVLIDYLETLNLKEVVVVSPDVGGVARARAFAKQMKDAPLAIIDKRRAAHNVAESLTVIGEVKGKTAILIDDMIDTGGTICSGANLLKQEGAKRIFACASHAVFSPPSYERLSTKDLFEQVIVTNSIPVIIKDSFPQLKVLSVANMLGEAIWRIHEESSVSSMFR
- a CDS encoding histidine kinase — encoded protein: MNDKKELKLILVAARNQLSSSDIKSVIAYLESDDCKFQISLQISEPTEQPELLELHRLVAIPALIKVCPSPKQIFAGSNIFSQLQKWLPRWTQEGLTKNLGINLQPSKIDSIRTQKEFLLEDELLVLRQENETLTKRIESQERLLRMVAHELRTPLTAATLAVQSQKLGQIDISKLQEVIKRRLEEIELLSQDLLEVGTTKWEALFNPQKIDLGNISAEVILELEKFWRLRNIQIDTDIPSDLPSVFADQRRMRQVFLNLIENAVKFSEDSGSIKITMIHKTNQWVEITICDKGAGIPLSEQKRIFLDRVRLPQTSEGTSGFGIGLSVCRRIVQVHGGRIWVVSEIGEGSCFHFTVPVWQGQNKEQQYLTKG
- a CDS encoding helix-turn-helix domain-containing protein, producing the protein MNIIKNLFLFKKQSVIDNEVNHALVDQYGEIARLVKEARIQKNITIQELSNISKIPEQTIISIENNKKNIRPKYPFIRSILIKLEECLGLKKNTLEKLAIRERETSKKENNDFILNKFDIINTWQGSLLYFFILILTVFILKRYFILNVNVIEIQNIENKIIDK
- the malQ gene encoding 4-alpha-glucanotransferase; protein product: MSLQKVLPNKSLGVLMHPSCIPGGRLCGTFGRGAKEWIKKLHKHGIEYWQFLPLTPTDSTGSPYSSPSSFALNPWFLDIDYLIDKGFIFISNVEELGKTNQNENHFDFDLADELTNKLGQLLLKGWGSQSEERKIDFHKWIRKNSWVEDYATFIVIREEFNMLPWWQWPKEFKIKNKEFLKSWINTKSEKVLIKKLIQWHLDEQWSAIKKFAKSYNVKLIGDLPFYVSRDSADVWSNKSLFSIFKNGDLIFQSGVPPDYFSSTGQLWGTPTYFWSKHKSTNFDWWRKRFKRQFELVDLLRLDHFRGLAGYWRVNGNSKTAISGRWINSPGRTLLNKLKIDLGTDFLPIIAEDLGVITPDVEKLRKNFELPGMKILQFAFDGNEDNPYLPNNIEGENWVVYTGTHDNSTSITWWECLENNVKQRIKDEYKFSENPSWSLIKIGMDTKANLFIAPIQDILSLDDSSRLNIPGTTKNNWKWKLNRPLVEIEDNIKRFSDLGNSLGRTKR